In Muribaculum gordoncarteri, the genomic window ACATTGCCGATGTGACGCATTATGTGCGTCCCGAGAGTGCTCTCGACAAGGAGGCTCAGAAACGTGCCACCTCGGTCTATCTTGTTGACCGCGTGGTGCCCATGCTTCCCGAACACCTCAGTAACGGAATATGCTCGCTGCGCCCCGACGAGGAGAAGCTCACCTTCTCCTGCGTGTTTGAGATGGACGGTGACGCAAATGTAATAAAGAGCTCGATCTGCCGCACGGTAATCAAGTCAAACCGCCGATTCACCTATGAGGAGGCTCAGGAGATAATCGAAACGGGCACAGGCGACTATGCCGAGGAGATACTCGAGCTTGACAAACTCGCCAAGATTCTGCGCCGCCGCCGTTACGAAAACGGTTCGGTGGAATTTGACCGCGAGGAGGTGCGATTTGACATTGACGAAAACGGTCACCCGGTCGATGTGTTCTTCAAGGTGTCGAAAGACTCCAACAAGCTTATCGAGGAGTTCATGCTGCTTGCCAACCGCACTGTGGCCCAGCGCATAGGCCAGCCCAAGGATAAGAAGAAGCCCAAGGCATTTGTCTACCGTGTGCATGACAAACCCGACGACATGAAGCTTGTCGACCTTGCCGCCATAGCCCGCAACTTCGGATACAAGATAAAGACCTCGGGCACCGCCAAGGAGATCAACAAGTCAATCAACAAGATGCTTGTCGACATAAAGGGCAAGGGCGAGGAGAATCTGCTTTCGGTTCTTGCCATACGCTCAATGGCGAAAGCCGTCTACTCGACCGACAACATAGGCCACTACGGACTCGGATTTGACTACTACACCCACTTCACATCGCCCATACGCCGCTATCCCGACATGATGGTTCACCGCCTGCTTGAGAAGTATCTTGACGGAGGACGCAGTGTCAATCAGCCCAAGCTTGAAGAGCAGTGCAAGCATTCAAGCGACATGGAGCAACTTGCCGCCAACGCCGAGCGAGCTTCGATAAAGTACAAGCAGGTTGAATATCTTGCCGACCGACTCGGCGAGATGTACGACGGCGTCATTTCGGGTGTTACCGAGTGGGGCCTCTATGTGGAGCTGAACGAAAACAAGTGCGAGGGTCTTGTCCCCATTCGTGACCTGGCCGATGACTACTACGACTTTGACGAGCGCAACTACTGCCTTGTGGGCCGACGCACCAAGACCCGTTATCGCCTTGGCGATGAGGTGAAAGTGCAGGTGGCGCGTGCCAATGTGGAGCGCAAGATGGTCGACTTCGCGCTTGTCGACGACAAGGGACGCCCTGCTGCCGATGACAATGTCGGAAATAATGTGACGGCAAAGGAGGCGTTGGGCAACAGCGACAAGCTCAAGAAGGGACCGCGCCGCGCCAAGCAGCAACGCACCCGTCGCCGCTGATCGGGCCGCAACCGGAAGTTGACGCTTCGCGCCTGTCATTAAAAATTGGATTCACTATTAAATTTATACAACTATGAGATTTCTGATAGCCGTAATGTCGATTGTAATGTTTGTGTTTGCGGCGTGTGCCAACGGAGGCCATGCTACAAATGCAGTCAAGGCCGAATCCTCGCCGGTGTCGACGGTTCCGGCTGTCGAGGAGCTGCCTTTGCCTTCGGTGCCCTCCACGTTGACGGCCCCCGAGGAGCGTGCCGCCTATATAGTGTCGCATTTTTGGGACGCTATGGATTTCGGCGACACGATACGCAGCCACAATCAGGATTTCATGGAGCAGAACTTTGCCAACTACGCGAGCCTGTTCCCCTATACCGACAACGCCGTGCTGGCAACCTGTGTCAGCGACCTGCTGCGTAAGGCGCAGGCCGACGAGGGGGCCTACAATCTGCTTGCCGACATAGCCGACAAGTACCTCTACGACCCCGAGTCGCCTATGCTCAATGAGGAGTATTACATCCTGTTTCTGGATGCGATAACCGGTTCCGACTACATGGACAAGACGCGTCGTTCAAAGTATGCCTATCAGCTTGAGGACGCATCCAAGAACCGTCGGGGACACAAGGCCACCGATTTTGAGTTTGTCGACAGCAAGGGCCGCAAGTCGACGCTGTATGCCGATGCCGACGGCCACAGTTACAGGCTTGTGATTTTTTACGATCCCGAGTGCGAGCATTGCGAGGAAACGATTGAGTTCCTGAAAGGAAATCAGTCGTTGAAAAATGCCGTCGCCGACGGAAAGATGAAGGTAATCGCCGTGTATGCCGATGGCGACGAATCGGTTTGGGAGGGTGCCAAGGACTCTCTGCCGGCCGAGTGGACCAACTCCTATTCACCCGACGGAGCCATTGAGGGCGAGGAACTTTACGTGTTGAGAGCCATGCCTACGCTCTATGTCATCGCTCCCGACAACACCGTTGCGCTGAAGGACCCGTCGGACCGCATGGTTGTCCAATTCATTGAAGAGGCATTAAAGTAGGCGGAGAGAAACAATCACCTGTCGCCGTTGTTTATAATTTGACATTAAGTCGTTGCACGGCAACAAAATGCGTGAGCATTGCCGTTATGTGGCTTAAAAATGTTAAATTTGCATTTTAAAATTATTAATATGGGAAGACTTGTAGCTATCGTAGGACGCCCCAATGTGGGTAAATCAACCCTTTTCAACCGCCTTACACAGACTCGTACCGCGATTGTAAACGACACCGCCGGTACCACGCGTGACCGGCAGTATGGCAAGGTCGACTGGTGCGGTAAGGAATTTTCAATTGTCGACACCGGCGGATGGGTGGTCAACTCCGACGATATCTTTGAAAGCGAGATAAACAAGCAGGTACACCTTGCAATCGAGGAGGCCGATGTGATATTGTTTGTCGTGGACGCCATGAATGGTGTTACCGACCTTGACGACCATGTGGCCGAAATATTGCGACGCTCCAAGAAGCCGGTGATACTTGTTGCCAACAAGGTCGATTCCAACGACTGGCTCTACAATGTGCCTGAGTTCTATTCGCTCGGCCTCGGAGAACCATATCCCGTGTCGGCTTCCAACGGCTCGGGCACAGGCGACTTGCTTGATGAGGTGGTGAAGGATCTTCCCGAAGAGGACGACACCGAGGAGCAGCTTGAGCGCAT contains:
- the rnr gene encoding ribonuclease R is translated as MATAPKHTRRKVTRELYAMIDDFIDNQGNKTFNYKQVSHALGVDTPQAQKAVAMRLAELEFDGELIEVTPGKYKAPNRGNVATGVFTRRSNGKNTVILDGDEEGIFVAERNSMHALNGDKVKVLVAARRKGVEPECKVLEIIEKNDQVFIGALTVERHYGTLSTDSKFLATDILIPRGKLKGGKTGDKAIVRITEWPDDAKNPHGEVVDILGRNGENNAEMHAILAEFGLPYNYPEQVERAAEKIDAGITPAEIARRVDMRDVTTFTIDPRDAKDFDDALSLRRLPNGNWEAGVHIADVTHYVRPESALDKEAQKRATSVYLVDRVVPMLPEHLSNGICSLRPDEEKLTFSCVFEMDGDANVIKSSICRTVIKSNRRFTYEEAQEIIETGTGDYAEEILELDKLAKILRRRRYENGSVEFDREEVRFDIDENGHPVDVFFKVSKDSNKLIEEFMLLANRTVAQRIGQPKDKKKPKAFVYRVHDKPDDMKLVDLAAIARNFGYKIKTSGTAKEINKSINKMLVDIKGKGEENLLSVLAIRSMAKAVYSTDNIGHYGLGFDYYTHFTSPIRRYPDMMVHRLLEKYLDGGRSVNQPKLEEQCKHSSDMEQLAANAERASIKYKQVEYLADRLGEMYDGVISGVTEWGLYVELNENKCEGLVPIRDLADDYYDFDERNYCLVGRRTKTRYRLGDEVKVQVARANVERKMVDFALVDDKGRPAADDNVGNNVTAKEALGNSDKLKKGPRRAKQQRTRRR
- a CDS encoding DUF5106 domain-containing protein gives rise to the protein MRFLIAVMSIVMFVFAACANGGHATNAVKAESSPVSTVPAVEELPLPSVPSTLTAPEERAAYIVSHFWDAMDFGDTIRSHNQDFMEQNFANYASLFPYTDNAVLATCVSDLLRKAQADEGAYNLLADIADKYLYDPESPMLNEEYYILFLDAITGSDYMDKTRRSKYAYQLEDASKNRRGHKATDFEFVDSKGRKSTLYADADGHSYRLVIFYDPECEHCEETIEFLKGNQSLKNAVADGKMKVIAVYADGDESVWEGAKDSLPAEWTNSYSPDGAIEGEELYVLRAMPTLYVIAPDNTVALKDPSDRMVVQFIEEALK